A window from Cryobacterium sp. PAMC25264 encodes these proteins:
- the hemL gene encoding glutamate-1-semialdehyde 2,1-aminomutase produces the protein MTRTTHNDELFARAQLSIPGGVNSPVRAFRSVGGTPLFLVKAAGAYVFDSDGRDYVDLVSSWGPAILGHAHPAVVAAVQEAAALGLSFGASTPGETVLAELIKSRVGAIEKLRLVSTGTEATMTAIRLARGFTQRDLLIKFAGHYHGHSDGLLAEAGSGLATLSLPGSAGVTAATAGQTLVLPYNDLDAVRAAFEAYPGQIAAVITEAAAANMGVVAPDAGFNAALCDLAHEHGALLIVDEVLTGFRVNPGGYWALQADEGETYTPDLFTYGKVIGGGLPVAALGGRADVMDFLAPAGPVYQAGTLSGNPVAVAAGIATLTAADAAVYARLDETAELLSEAVSSALFAEGVAHSVQHAGNLFSFVFGQEAAVTPPRSYAEVQRQEAYRYAPFFHSMLDQGVSLPPSVFEAWFVSAAHDGDAIGRILEALPAAAKAAAAASPAA, from the coding sequence ATGACCCGCACCACCCACAACGACGAGCTGTTCGCCCGCGCCCAGCTCTCCATCCCCGGCGGCGTCAACTCGCCGGTGCGGGCCTTCCGCTCGGTCGGCGGCACCCCGCTGTTCCTGGTCAAGGCCGCCGGTGCCTACGTGTTCGACTCCGACGGCCGCGACTACGTCGACCTGGTCAGCTCCTGGGGCCCGGCGATCCTCGGCCACGCACACCCCGCCGTGGTCGCCGCCGTACAGGAGGCCGCCGCGCTCGGACTCTCCTTCGGCGCCTCCACCCCCGGCGAGACCGTGCTGGCCGAGCTGATCAAGAGCCGCGTCGGTGCGATCGAGAAGCTCCGGCTGGTCTCCACCGGCACCGAGGCCACCATGACGGCCATCCGCCTTGCCCGTGGCTTCACACAGCGCGACCTGCTGATCAAGTTCGCCGGGCACTACCACGGCCACTCCGACGGTCTGCTGGCCGAGGCCGGCTCCGGCCTGGCCACGCTCTCGCTGCCCGGCTCCGCCGGCGTCACAGCGGCCACCGCCGGCCAGACCCTGGTGCTGCCGTACAACGACCTCGACGCCGTGCGCGCCGCCTTCGAGGCGTACCCCGGGCAGATCGCCGCGGTGATCACCGAGGCCGCCGCCGCCAACATGGGTGTCGTCGCCCCGGATGCCGGATTCAACGCCGCGCTGTGCGACCTCGCCCACGAGCACGGTGCGCTGCTCATCGTCGACGAGGTCCTCACCGGGTTCCGGGTGAACCCGGGCGGCTACTGGGCATTGCAGGCCGACGAGGGCGAAACGTACACGCCCGACCTGTTCACCTACGGCAAGGTCATCGGCGGCGGCCTGCCGGTCGCCGCGCTCGGCGGACGGGCCGACGTGATGGACTTCCTGGCCCCGGCCGGGCCGGTCTACCAGGCCGGAACGCTCTCGGGTAACCCGGTGGCCGTGGCCGCCGGCATCGCCACCCTCACCGCGGCCGATGCCGCCGTGTACGCCCGGCTCGACGAGACCGCTGAGCTGCTCTCGGAGGCCGTCTCGAGCGCACTCTTCGCCGAGGGTGTGGCGCACAGCGTGCAGCACGCCGGCAACCTGTTCAGCTTCGTCTTCGGCCAGGAGGCCGCGGTCACTCCGCCACGCAGCTACGCCGAGGTGCAGCGCCAGGAGGCGTACCGCTACGCGCCGTTCTTCCACTCGATGCTCGACCAGGGTGTGTCCCTGCCGCCGTCGGTGTTCGAGGCCTGGTTCGTATCCGCCGCGCACGACGGCGACGCGATCGGACGCATCCTGGAGGCCCTGCCGGCCGCCGCGAAGGCCGCAGCCGCGGCAAGTCCGGCCGCCTAG
- a CDS encoding DDE-type integrase/transposase/recombinase, with the protein MPVVRACALVGYSRASFYRHRSPRARLAAPIPQKDRHQPATLSTAESAQILALINTPEYEGFSICQAFYRAWDAGVYLASKSSWYRVARAAGQVHERRRQAEGSPKKIPELVATAPSQVWSWDITKLKTTIRGRYFHLYVIMDIYSRRVVGWRLEAYEDGDLAEELIQEAVTANHGVAPNSLHSDNGAAMVSTPVSLLLEKLGVDKSFSRPKVSNDNPYSEALFKTAKYDLAFPEIFDTTDDARAYFDWFFHEYNQNHRHSGIAWNTPNDVHYGRTDRVTRRRSQVLNTAFRTHPERYAQHPKPPALPGRVCINDPRQKPKPNLSQTG; encoded by the coding sequence ATGCCGGTGGTGCGGGCCTGCGCGTTGGTCGGCTACTCGCGGGCATCGTTCTATCGGCACCGCAGCCCCCGCGCCCGCCTGGCCGCGCCGATCCCGCAGAAGGACCGGCACCAGCCGGCCACGCTCTCCACTGCGGAGAGCGCGCAGATCCTGGCGCTGATCAACACCCCTGAGTATGAGGGCTTCTCGATCTGCCAAGCCTTTTACCGGGCCTGGGATGCGGGTGTTTACCTGGCGTCGAAGTCTTCCTGGTACCGCGTCGCCCGCGCGGCCGGGCAGGTCCACGAGCGCCGCCGGCAGGCTGAGGGGTCGCCGAAGAAGATCCCCGAGCTGGTCGCGACCGCCCCGTCACAGGTGTGGTCCTGGGACATCACCAAGCTCAAGACCACGATCCGGGGCCGCTACTTCCACCTCTACGTGATCATGGACATCTACTCGCGTCGCGTCGTGGGCTGGCGGCTGGAGGCCTACGAGGATGGTGACCTCGCCGAAGAACTGATCCAAGAAGCGGTCACCGCGAACCACGGCGTCGCGCCGAACTCTCTGCACTCGGATAACGGTGCTGCGATGGTGAGCACACCGGTGTCCTTACTGCTGGAGAAACTCGGCGTCGATAAGTCCTTCTCCCGGCCCAAAGTCTCCAACGACAACCCCTACAGCGAAGCGTTATTCAAGACCGCGAAATACGATCTCGCGTTCCCTGAGATCTTCGACACGACCGATGACGCCCGCGCCTACTTCGACTGGTTCTTCCACGAATACAACCAGAACCACCGCCACTCCGGCATCGCCTGGAACACCCCCAACGACGTTCACTACGGCCGCACCGACCGAGTGACCCGCCGCAGAAGCCAAGTCCTCAACACCGCATTCCGAACGCATCCAGAACGCTACGCCCAACACCCCAAGCCCCCGGCCCTACCGGGCCGGGTATGCATCAACGACCCCCGCCAAAAACCCAAACCCAACCTGTCTCAAACAGGTTGA
- a CDS encoding IS256 family transposase, with product MALDQSALLDLLGELKLTDVTDRIRVATETLYQELIDAEATAFIGAAPFERTGDRTTHRNGTRPRTLSTTAGDLDLKIPKLRAGSFFPALLERRRRVDQALFAVVMEAYVHGVSTRKVDDLVKALGADTGISKSEVSRICAGLDAEVAEFRDRTLAAQDFPYVFLDATYCKARVGHRIVSQAIVVAVGVAADGRREVLGFDVGDSENEGFWTSFLRSLKTRGLDGVKLVMSDAHTGLKKAIGTVFQGAGWQRCRVHFMRNVLAVIPKGSQDMVASIIRTIFAQPDQEHIEKQFREVTTMLGRSHPKVAAMLVDAQPDLLAFAGFPRRHWRQIWSTNPLERVNKEIKRRTDVVGVFPNAAALLRLAGSVLIEQHDEWEAGERRYFSEASMLELATMNNPTEVIDEAVILPELAAA from the coding sequence ATGGCTCTAGACCAGTCTGCCCTGCTCGACCTGCTGGGAGAACTCAAACTCACCGACGTCACCGACCGAATTCGGGTCGCGACGGAAACTCTTTACCAAGAACTCATCGATGCGGAAGCGACCGCGTTCATCGGTGCCGCCCCGTTTGAGCGCACCGGCGACCGCACCACCCACCGCAACGGCACCCGACCGAGGACCTTGTCGACCACCGCCGGCGACCTCGATCTGAAGATCCCGAAGCTACGCGCTGGGTCGTTCTTCCCGGCTCTGCTTGAGCGGCGTCGCCGGGTCGATCAGGCGTTGTTCGCGGTCGTGATGGAGGCCTACGTGCACGGCGTCTCGACCCGCAAAGTCGACGACCTCGTCAAAGCGCTCGGCGCTGACACCGGGATCTCCAAGTCCGAGGTATCCCGGATCTGCGCGGGCCTAGACGCCGAGGTCGCCGAGTTCCGCGACCGCACCCTCGCGGCCCAAGACTTCCCCTACGTGTTCCTGGACGCCACCTACTGCAAAGCCCGGGTTGGGCACCGGATCGTGTCCCAGGCCATCGTCGTCGCGGTCGGGGTCGCCGCGGACGGGCGCCGGGAAGTGCTGGGCTTTGACGTGGGTGACAGCGAGAACGAGGGCTTCTGGACTAGCTTCTTGCGGTCGTTGAAGACCCGAGGCCTGGACGGGGTCAAGCTCGTCATGTCTGACGCTCACACCGGGCTGAAGAAGGCCATCGGCACCGTCTTCCAGGGCGCCGGCTGGCAGAGATGCCGGGTGCATTTCATGCGCAACGTCCTCGCCGTGATCCCGAAGGGCTCCCAGGACATGGTCGCCTCGATCATCCGCACCATCTTCGCCCAGCCCGACCAAGAGCACATCGAGAAACAGTTCCGCGAGGTCACCACCATGCTGGGCCGCTCGCACCCGAAGGTCGCCGCGATGCTCGTCGACGCGCAACCCGACCTGCTCGCGTTCGCCGGGTTTCCCCGGCGGCACTGGCGCCAGATCTGGTCCACCAACCCGCTCGAACGGGTGAACAAAGAGATCAAACGCCGCACCGACGTGGTCGGTGTCTTCCCCAACGCAGCCGCGCTGCTGCGCCTGGCCGGGTCGGTTCTGATCGAGCAGCACGACGAGTGGGAAGCCGGCGAACGCCGCTACTTCTCCGAAGCATCCATGCTCGAGCTGGCCACCATGAACAACCCCACCGAGGTAATCGACGAGGCGGTGATCCTCCCAGAACTAGCCGCCGCCTAA